In Rhodopirellula islandica, a single window of DNA contains:
- a CDS encoding PSD1 and planctomycete cytochrome C domain-containing protein gives MNSLRWYALSFLIAASVVAAHADEGLSDAQVEFFESKIRPVLVEHCYECHNSDSAQEGEFALDWNEPLRTGGQSGKAIAESPSNSLLLQVMRHEIEGLEMPEGGEKLSPAILADFEQWITMGAPDPRDAPPSPEALAKSTSWDAIRNKRAKWWSFQPIREVPIPDLEQGWSNQPIDQFVYRKMHATGLSPSPQADRVTLIRRLHFALIGLPPTPAQIDAFVNDDTPNAYEQLVDRLLDSPHFGERWARHWMDWFRYAQSHGSEGDPPIVGADLYRDYLIRAINADVPYDQLIREHIAGDQLAQPRINPELGINESIIGTAHWRMVFHGFAPTDALDERVRFTDDAIDVVSKAVFGLTVSCARCHNHKFDAVSQADYYALAGIVGSTRPARAAIDLPQRLNIHRDSLANLKPSIRDAITADWRPAADQLVARLQDSIANPTQTEGPGALVALWTSLQREIKAGSSFEDAWQRRVQEHDALLEEQRRFAEQSFPHNWNLANEQPANEWFAYGDGLVDRASADRQPTPTPAGEFSVSVNDPNAALRAIYPAGLFSHLLSDKLPGVLTSTDFRVGEEQRLWLQIAGDGQASNRYVVQNYPRNGTVYPVNNLAGPKAKQWHWQEFNLSYWQGDDAHIELATARDAPLLVKNSDRSWFGIRQAIVTSPGQSPPADYQESQSPVFQAARTRQLQSMEDLATLYRDVIEQAIEAWQSETLSDSQALLLDACLQHNLLPNALDQLPKAKPLIERYRQLEAEIPVATRIPTVAEWKGQDQALYLRGDHKQPGAPIPRRFLEAFDPSPYQTQLSGRSQFAEDLIADENPLTTRVLVNRLWHHLFGRGIVATTDNFGRLGDQPTHPELLDYLATQFRQNGWSLKTMIRQMVTSMTWRQQSQPTETAEQLDPKNRLLSYRTTTRLDAEAIRDSLLFVSGRLQMTPPQGSVAGNSDRRSVYVRVIRNNMDPFLASFDAPVPFSCKGRRDVTNVPAQALMMLNSPFVVGTAKSSAESLLADPSLTDTPAKIGASWRQHFGREPTPAQVAAAEQFLHQSEVNYNDLRQKISRLDQEIAEATREIDTILLPARQHLIAAKSEIHDADLQQPSTTAPDSSSRPSPLKEWDFQRLSESDSDSTAKDLTLHGSAAIQDGALIVDGNGWATSDPLPVTLSAKSLEVVVQLDDLQQIGGGVISVQTTDGLLFDAIVFAEREPQRWMSGSDYSKRTQSFQGTAEDVANTEPVHLVITYGNDGKITCYRNGQAYGKAYQTTVQSFPADRSHVIFGMRHGTGLSKGRMLKGRLFSARLYDQELSSEQVKSLAQNATHIVSRQAIVDSLSPATRDRLLTLEAQQAELQRQRDTSPAFPEPQQHWIDFTHSLINMKEFLYVR, from the coding sequence ATGAATTCACTCCGCTGGTATGCATTGAGCTTCTTGATCGCCGCGAGCGTCGTGGCAGCCCATGCCGACGAAGGACTTTCGGACGCTCAAGTGGAGTTTTTCGAATCAAAGATCCGACCGGTGTTGGTGGAACACTGCTATGAATGTCACAACAGCGATTCGGCTCAGGAAGGTGAGTTTGCCTTGGACTGGAACGAACCGCTGCGAACTGGCGGTCAGTCAGGAAAAGCAATCGCGGAGTCCCCCAGCAACAGTCTCTTGCTGCAAGTGATGCGACATGAAATCGAAGGACTCGAAATGCCCGAAGGGGGCGAGAAGTTGAGCCCTGCGATTCTCGCTGACTTCGAACAATGGATCACCATGGGAGCACCGGATCCACGAGACGCTCCGCCATCCCCAGAAGCGCTGGCCAAGTCCACGTCTTGGGACGCCATTCGAAACAAGCGAGCCAAGTGGTGGAGTTTCCAACCCATCCGCGAGGTTCCCATTCCTGATCTAGAGCAAGGTTGGTCCAACCAACCGATCGACCAATTTGTGTATCGCAAGATGCACGCCACCGGTTTGAGTCCTTCCCCGCAAGCTGACCGGGTGACACTGATCCGGAGGCTGCATTTCGCGTTGATTGGATTGCCGCCGACTCCGGCCCAAATCGATGCCTTCGTGAACGATGATACCCCCAACGCATACGAACAACTTGTCGATCGACTGCTCGACTCTCCCCATTTTGGCGAACGTTGGGCTCGCCACTGGATGGACTGGTTTCGATACGCTCAGTCACATGGAAGCGAAGGCGATCCGCCTATCGTTGGAGCGGATCTGTACCGCGACTACTTGATCCGCGCGATCAATGCTGACGTGCCCTACGACCAACTGATCCGAGAACACATCGCCGGGGACCAACTCGCGCAACCGAGAATCAATCCCGAACTCGGGATCAATGAGTCGATCATCGGAACGGCCCACTGGCGGATGGTTTTTCATGGATTCGCGCCCACCGATGCCTTGGACGAGCGGGTGCGATTCACGGACGACGCGATCGATGTCGTCAGCAAAGCGGTGTTCGGGCTGACGGTTTCGTGCGCACGCTGCCACAACCACAAATTCGATGCGGTCAGCCAAGCCGACTACTACGCCCTTGCGGGAATCGTTGGATCCACGCGGCCTGCCCGGGCTGCCATCGATCTGCCTCAACGATTGAACATTCACCGTGACTCACTCGCCAACCTGAAACCTTCGATTCGCGACGCGATCACTGCTGACTGGCGGCCCGCCGCTGACCAACTCGTCGCTCGACTGCAGGACTCGATCGCGAATCCGACGCAGACAGAAGGTCCCGGTGCTTTGGTTGCGCTGTGGACTTCCCTGCAGAGGGAAATCAAAGCGGGTTCGTCATTCGAGGACGCGTGGCAACGCCGGGTTCAGGAGCACGACGCATTGCTAGAAGAACAGCGTCGATTTGCTGAACAAAGCTTCCCTCACAATTGGAACTTGGCAAACGAACAACCGGCCAACGAATGGTTTGCCTATGGCGATGGACTTGTCGATCGCGCGAGCGCCGATCGTCAACCGACCCCCACACCGGCAGGCGAGTTTTCAGTCTCGGTCAACGATCCCAACGCAGCCCTTCGAGCGATCTATCCTGCGGGTCTCTTCTCACACCTTCTCAGCGACAAGCTTCCCGGTGTGCTGACATCCACCGACTTCCGCGTGGGCGAGGAACAGCGTCTATGGTTGCAAATCGCGGGCGATGGCCAGGCATCCAATCGCTATGTGGTCCAAAACTATCCTCGCAATGGAACCGTTTACCCAGTCAACAATCTGGCGGGTCCCAAGGCGAAACAATGGCATTGGCAGGAGTTCAATCTCAGTTACTGGCAAGGCGATGACGCACACATTGAATTGGCCACCGCCCGTGACGCTCCCTTGCTGGTCAAGAACAGCGACCGATCTTGGTTTGGGATTCGTCAAGCGATTGTCACCTCACCGGGGCAAAGTCCACCGGCAGACTACCAGGAATCTCAGTCACCTGTTTTTCAAGCGGCTCGAACCCGCCAGCTCCAGTCGATGGAGGACCTCGCCACGCTCTACCGAGACGTCATCGAGCAAGCGATCGAAGCCTGGCAAAGCGAAACGCTCAGCGATTCCCAAGCGTTGCTATTGGACGCGTGTTTGCAACACAACCTGCTGCCCAACGCGCTGGATCAGCTTCCCAAGGCCAAACCGCTGATCGAACGCTACCGTCAATTGGAAGCCGAAATTCCTGTCGCGACGCGGATCCCAACGGTTGCTGAGTGGAAGGGGCAGGACCAAGCCTTGTATCTTCGCGGCGATCACAAACAGCCGGGTGCTCCCATTCCCAGACGATTCCTGGAAGCGTTTGATCCGTCCCCCTATCAAACGCAACTCAGCGGCCGCAGCCAATTCGCGGAAGACCTGATCGCGGATGAAAATCCGCTCACAACTCGCGTGCTTGTCAACCGACTGTGGCACCATCTGTTTGGCCGCGGCATCGTGGCAACGACGGACAACTTCGGTCGTCTGGGAGATCAACCAACGCATCCTGAACTGTTGGACTACCTCGCCACTCAGTTCCGCCAAAACGGTTGGTCACTCAAAACGATGATCCGCCAAATGGTGACCTCCATGACATGGAGACAGCAGTCCCAGCCAACCGAAACGGCTGAGCAGCTTGACCCCAAAAATCGGTTGCTCTCCTACCGAACAACCACTCGATTGGATGCCGAAGCCATTCGGGATTCATTGCTGTTTGTATCGGGGCGTTTGCAGATGACTCCGCCGCAAGGTTCCGTCGCGGGGAACAGCGATCGCCGGTCGGTCTACGTCCGTGTGATCCGCAACAACATGGATCCGTTCCTGGCCAGCTTCGATGCCCCGGTTCCCTTTTCCTGCAAAGGGCGTCGCGATGTGACCAACGTTCCGGCCCAAGCTTTGATGATGCTGAACAGCCCGTTTGTGGTGGGAACGGCGAAGTCTTCCGCTGAGAGCCTATTAGCGGATCCGTCGCTGACAGACACTCCCGCCAAAATCGGGGCCAGTTGGCGACAGCATTTCGGACGAGAACCGACTCCGGCGCAAGTCGCAGCGGCCGAGCAGTTCTTGCATCAAAGCGAAGTGAACTACAACGATCTCCGCCAAAAAATCTCGCGGCTCGACCAAGAAATTGCGGAGGCCACTCGCGAGATCGATACGATCCTTCTTCCCGCTCGCCAGCATTTGATCGCAGCGAAGAGCGAAATTCATGACGCTGATTTGCAGCAACCATCCACGACCGCTCCTGATTCGTCTTCCCGTCCAAGTCCTTTGAAGGAGTGGGACTTTCAACGACTGTCCGAATCCGACTCCGACTCCACCGCGAAGGACCTGACACTGCATGGCTCGGCAGCGATCCAGGATGGGGCATTGATTGTCGATGGCAATGGCTGGGCGACCTCGGATCCCTTGCCCGTGACCTTGTCCGCCAAATCGCTGGAAGTCGTCGTGCAATTGGATGACCTCCAACAAATCGGTGGCGGTGTGATCTCGGTGCAAACGACGGATGGTCTGCTGTTCGATGCCATCGTGTTCGCTGAACGGGAACCACAACGCTGGATGAGCGGAAGCGACTACAGCAAACGGACACAGAGTTTCCAGGGCACCGCCGAAGACGTCGCCAACACTGAACCGGTCCATCTGGTGATCACCTATGGCAACGACGGAAAGATCACTTGCTATCGCAATGGTCAGGCCTACGGAAAGGCTTATCAAACGACGGTGCAATCTTTTCCAGCCGATCGCTCACACGTGATCTTCGGCATGCGCCACGGCACCGGCCTCTCGAAAGGTCGAATGCTGAAGGGACGCCTGTTTTCCGCGAGACTTTACGATCAGGAACTGTCATCCGAGCAAGTCAAATCCCTGGCCCAAAACGCGACACACATCGTTTCGCGTCAGGCCATCGTTGACTCTCTGTCCCCGGCAACGCGAGATCGCCTGCTCACGCTCGAAGCACAACAGGCGGAACTTCAGCGGCAACGAGACACGAGCCCTGCGTTCCCGGAACCGCAACAGCACTGGATCGATTTCACGCATTCACTGATCAACATGAAGGAGTTCCTCTATGTCCGCTGA
- a CDS encoding glycosyltransferase family 25 protein, giving the protein MTMEIERAVVINLDRDSKRLHRFYQALPADWPFPKPMRFSAWDGSRIPAPPWWVAGDAAWGCFRSHQFVIEQAINDQVQSLLVMEDDAFCHPEFSGLFQRFAMELPSDWQWVYLGGQHIQRERGLPIPITEHVYRPFNVHRSHAYALRGATAMQRVVAHLHDRDSWGEKHHIDHRFGEMHATLDAGLYCPDRWLIGQEAGYSNIKRKHVEANFFPDARSFYDLQIDRPVVVVVGMDRKHRLIVAAILHRMGISFGNAPPPGSIDQALDSYCAPGLDTVCNHLVVDPVQHLVADEAFRICHLKMWADRRLKSANPKMPIGATQPKLALMHREIRSAWPQAIFIVVHVENPRPPVGLDAVHHRRAISAMGHLQQEANCHRVNGDDFKRPDQLVHQLAEMIAADFSASDIATAKQFAIELCRQVEAGGQE; this is encoded by the coding sequence ATGACGATGGAAATCGAGCGTGCTGTCGTGATCAATCTCGATCGCGACTCCAAGCGACTGCACCGTTTCTATCAAGCTTTGCCGGCCGACTGGCCGTTTCCCAAACCAATGCGGTTCTCGGCATGGGATGGCTCACGAATCCCTGCTCCACCCTGGTGGGTTGCGGGGGATGCCGCCTGGGGTTGTTTTCGCTCCCATCAGTTCGTGATCGAGCAAGCCATCAACGATCAAGTCCAATCATTGCTCGTGATGGAAGACGACGCGTTTTGCCATCCCGAATTCAGTGGACTCTTCCAACGGTTCGCGATGGAACTTCCGAGTGATTGGCAGTGGGTTTACCTGGGCGGGCAACACATCCAAAGAGAGCGAGGTCTACCGATCCCAATCACCGAGCATGTCTACAGGCCGTTCAATGTGCATCGGAGCCACGCGTATGCGTTACGCGGTGCCACCGCCATGCAAAGGGTGGTCGCTCATTTGCATGACCGAGACTCATGGGGCGAGAAACACCACATTGACCATCGTTTCGGTGAGATGCACGCAACGCTTGACGCGGGGCTGTATTGTCCCGATCGCTGGCTCATCGGTCAGGAAGCGGGCTACAGCAACATCAAACGAAAGCACGTCGAAGCCAACTTCTTTCCCGATGCGCGATCGTTCTACGACCTGCAGATCGATCGTCCCGTCGTGGTGGTGGTTGGAATGGACCGGAAGCACCGACTGATCGTCGCGGCCATCCTGCATCGCATGGGCATCTCTTTCGGAAACGCACCGCCACCGGGATCAATCGACCAAGCACTGGATTCCTATTGTGCGCCGGGGCTCGATACCGTTTGCAACCACTTGGTCGTTGATCCGGTTCAGCATCTTGTCGCTGATGAAGCGTTCCGTATTTGCCACTTGAAAATGTGGGCTGACCGGCGTTTGAAGTCAGCCAATCCAAAGATGCCAATTGGTGCGACACAACCGAAACTCGCTTTGATGCATCGCGAGATTCGATCCGCCTGGCCGCAAGCGATCTTCATCGTGGTCCACGTTGAAAACCCGAGACCACCGGTCGGGCTGGATGCCGTTCACCATCGTCGAGCGATTTCCGCCATGGGGCACCTTCAGCAAGAGGCAAATTGCCATCGTGTCAACGGTGACGACTTCAAACGCCCCGATCAATTGGTCCACCAGTTGGCGGAGATGATTGCGGCCGACTTCAGCGCATCCGATATCGCGACCGCAAAACAATTTGCCATCGAACTTTGCCGGCAGGTCGAAGCAGGTGGACAGGAATGA
- a CDS encoding alpha/beta hydrolase family protein, with protein sequence MSLRLFACCLLLLRLATSTTAESPLPIDSNRILRTPTLTNGDPQPGKRVSVTPIEYAGTDVHHSIYLPNEWTADGESLPIIFEYTGNHYPASGSTGEVADAGLGFGLSAGQFIWVTLPFIRHDRQRNQITWWGDEEATVEYAKINVPRIMRQFSADPDQVFLCGFSRGAIAVNYIGLHDDEIANFWTAFVTHDHFDGVRAWKGTDWGSPLANYQSEASQRLKRVRDRPYLVCQNGSYATQEFVRDVLPNAQNFTYLSVNTTEALGPFPNEFAKAGHNDRWLNRPNRYRSAAWDWMNQVLSERTSKTSK encoded by the coding sequence ATGAGCCTTCGACTGTTCGCCTGCTGCTTGCTATTGCTTCGACTCGCGACATCGACAACGGCTGAGTCGCCACTGCCGATCGATTCGAATCGGATTCTGCGAACTCCGACGCTCACAAACGGTGATCCTCAACCGGGGAAACGGGTTTCCGTCACGCCAATTGAATACGCTGGAACGGACGTCCATCACTCGATCTACCTTCCAAACGAATGGACCGCCGACGGCGAATCATTGCCGATCATTTTCGAATACACCGGCAATCACTATCCGGCATCGGGATCAACCGGCGAAGTGGCCGATGCGGGGTTGGGGTTTGGGCTGTCCGCCGGTCAATTCATTTGGGTGACGCTGCCATTCATCCGTCACGATCGTCAACGCAATCAGATCACCTGGTGGGGCGACGAGGAGGCGACGGTTGAATATGCGAAGATCAACGTTCCTCGGATCATGCGTCAATTTTCAGCGGATCCTGACCAAGTGTTCCTCTGCGGTTTTTCCCGTGGTGCGATCGCGGTGAACTACATCGGATTGCATGACGATGAAATCGCGAATTTTTGGACGGCGTTTGTTACCCATGACCACTTTGACGGTGTGCGTGCGTGGAAAGGGACCGATTGGGGCAGTCCCCTCGCAAACTATCAATCCGAAGCAAGCCAGCGACTCAAACGCGTGAGGGATCGTCCGTATCTGGTTTGCCAAAATGGTTCGTATGCCACCCAGGAATTTGTCCGTGACGTCCTCCCGAACGCACAAAACTTCACCTACCTGTCAGTCAACACGACCGAAGCACTTGGCCCATTCCCGAATGAATTCGCCAAGGCTGGACACAACGATCGCTGGCTGAATCGCCCCAACCGGTACCGCTCCGCAGCTTGGGATTGGATGAATCAAGTTCTGTCCGAGCGGACAAGCAAGACGTCGAAGTAA
- a CDS encoding NAD(P)/FAD-dependent oxidoreductase translates to MNVNSSPESVTLVGAGVVGIACAHYLAEAGLDVTVIDRGSIAGECSFANCGYICPSHALPLTEPGAFSVALRSVFNPRSPFRVKPQINPALWKWMLQFAKRCTHQQMLAAGKPLQAILDASMSEYHLLMDRLKLDCEWKEQGLLYVLQSERGMESFAKTDRLVSEEFGIPATRIDGNNLPKFDSGLKEGLAGAFLYPHDTSVRPDKLNSQWAANLKERDVRFVENCELKSIRKEAGQIVAIETNQGDFNSNHFVFAMGAWSTKWETELQCSVPVQPGKGYSVTLSKPDHSPNHAILFPEHKVGVSPFDEGLRLGSMMEFAGYDTTIPEHRIQQLRDSARPYLVASVDGPAQSQWFGWRPMTWDSLPIIGSLPELKNGLLATGHNMLGLSLAPATGRLIAEMITGQEPHLNPAPYSPSRF, encoded by the coding sequence ATGAACGTCAACTCATCGCCCGAATCCGTCACCCTCGTTGGGGCGGGTGTTGTCGGAATCGCGTGCGCTCACTATTTAGCGGAGGCGGGGCTCGATGTCACCGTCATCGATCGCGGCTCCATCGCGGGCGAATGCTCGTTTGCAAACTGCGGGTACATCTGCCCCAGCCATGCGCTGCCGCTGACGGAACCGGGGGCCTTCTCCGTCGCCTTGCGATCGGTGTTCAACCCACGATCTCCGTTTCGAGTCAAACCCCAAATCAATCCGGCGTTGTGGAAATGGATGCTCCAATTCGCCAAACGCTGCACGCACCAGCAGATGCTGGCGGCGGGCAAACCGCTGCAGGCAATCCTGGATGCCTCGATGAGCGAATACCACTTGCTGATGGATCGGCTGAAGCTGGATTGCGAATGGAAGGAACAGGGCCTGCTGTACGTTCTGCAATCCGAACGCGGCATGGAATCGTTTGCGAAAACCGATCGTCTGGTGTCCGAAGAGTTCGGCATCCCAGCGACTCGCATCGACGGAAACAACCTGCCTAAATTTGATTCCGGCTTGAAAGAAGGATTGGCGGGTGCGTTCTTGTATCCCCACGACACCTCGGTTCGTCCCGATAAATTGAACTCTCAGTGGGCAGCGAACCTGAAGGAACGCGACGTTCGGTTCGTCGAAAACTGCGAGTTGAAATCAATCCGAAAAGAAGCCGGCCAGATCGTTGCCATCGAAACCAACCAAGGCGACTTCAACAGCAACCACTTCGTTTTCGCGATGGGAGCGTGGAGCACCAAGTGGGAAACGGAGCTGCAATGCTCCGTCCCGGTCCAACCAGGGAAGGGCTACTCGGTCACGCTTTCGAAGCCCGATCACTCGCCCAATCATGCCATTTTGTTCCCCGAACACAAAGTCGGTGTTTCGCCATTCGACGAAGGGCTCCGCCTTGGGTCAATGATGGAATTCGCTGGCTACGACACGACGATTCCCGAGCACCGAATCCAGCAACTTCGCGATTCGGCACGCCCCTACTTGGTCGCCTCCGTTGATGGACCGGCTCAATCGCAGTGGTTTGGTTGGCGACCGATGACCTGGGACAGTTTGCCGATCATTGGTTCGCTTCCAGAACTCAAAAATGGTTTGCTGGCAACGGGACACAACATGCTGGGGCTCAGTCTGGCGCCGGCAACGGGTCGCTTGATTGCCGAGATGATCACCGGACAAGAACCACACTTGAACCCAGCTCCCTATTCACCGAGCAGGTTTTGA
- a CDS encoding dihydrodipicolinate synthase family protein: MSTSQPAIDASIFQGCIPALMTPCDADRKINFAGLVRKGKEMMSAGMRGVVYCGSMGDWPLLTDEQRQQGVRELTEAGVPVVVGTGAQNTSLAAAHASHAAEVGAAGLMVIPRVLSRATSPAAQRNHFAAILSAAPNTPAVIYNSPYYGFETKADLFFDLRADFPNLVGFKEFGGAASLSYAGEHITHTSDDVLLMAGVDTQVYHGFVKCGATGAITGIGNCLPVEVLKYVELCEAAAKGDCEADQYARELSNALTVLSTFDEGPDLVLYYKYLLFLLGDADYEFQLNASDSLAPSQARFAEKQLALFQTWWKNWSGKSYTCS; the protein is encoded by the coding sequence ATGAGCACCAGCCAACCCGCCATCGACGCTTCTATCTTTCAGGGTTGCATTCCCGCCCTGATGACACCCTGTGACGCCGATCGCAAGATTAACTTTGCCGGGCTGGTTCGCAAAGGCAAGGAAATGATGTCCGCGGGGATGAGGGGCGTTGTGTATTGCGGGTCGATGGGCGATTGGCCACTGCTGACGGATGAACAACGCCAACAAGGTGTTCGCGAACTGACCGAGGCGGGTGTTCCCGTGGTGGTCGGAACCGGCGCCCAAAACACGTCGTTGGCTGCGGCTCATGCCAGCCATGCGGCGGAAGTCGGTGCGGCAGGTTTGATGGTGATTCCGCGTGTGCTTTCGCGAGCCACCTCGCCAGCCGCCCAACGAAATCACTTCGCTGCAATTCTGTCCGCGGCGCCGAATACTCCCGCAGTGATTTACAACAGCCCCTACTACGGTTTCGAAACCAAAGCGGACCTGTTCTTCGACTTGCGAGCTGACTTCCCGAACTTGGTCGGATTCAAAGAGTTCGGCGGTGCCGCATCATTGTCCTACGCGGGCGAACACATCACTCACACGAGTGACGATGTGTTGTTGATGGCGGGAGTCGACACCCAGGTCTATCACGGGTTCGTGAAGTGCGGTGCCACCGGTGCGATCACAGGCATTGGCAACTGCCTTCCTGTTGAGGTCCTGAAGTACGTTGAATTGTGCGAAGCAGCCGCGAAAGGCGATTGCGAGGCCGATCAATACGCCCGTGAGTTGTCAAACGCACTGACTGTCCTCTCGACGTTCGACGAAGGCCCTGACTTGGTTCTTTACTACAAGTACCTGTTGTTCCTGTTGGGCGACGCGGACTACGAATTCCAACTGAACGCATCAGACTCGCTTGCCCCCAGCCAAGCCCGATTTGCGGAGAAGCAACTGGCACTCTTCCAAACTTGGTGGAAGAACTGGTCGGGTAAATCCTACACCTGTTCATGA
- a CDS encoding AraC family transcriptional regulator has translation MSSNPLPDQLFELLAEPFTAERLFDGLHDTVYFIKNADGHYVVVNETLVQRCGLKQKSQLIGRTSEQILRAPFGANFTAQDKAVLQSGKPLEAQLELHLYASRDVGWCLTNKYPLRGRDGDSVGVVGISRDLGRPNKSSDDYQSVAKALAHAERNRDKPTSVTEMAEVANLSRFQLDRRMRIAFGLNTGQWLLKQRIDFACHHLETTQQPIVQIAQEAGYADQSAFTRQFRRATGLSPSQYRKAKQDNEL, from the coding sequence ATGTCGTCCAACCCCTTGCCTGACCAGCTGTTCGAACTGCTCGCTGAACCCTTCACGGCGGAGCGTTTGTTTGATGGTTTGCACGACACGGTGTACTTCATCAAGAACGCTGACGGGCATTACGTCGTCGTCAACGAGACACTGGTGCAGCGTTGCGGTTTGAAGCAAAAGTCACAGTTGATCGGTCGCACTTCCGAGCAGATCTTGCGGGCACCGTTCGGGGCCAACTTCACGGCGCAAGACAAAGCCGTCTTGCAATCCGGCAAACCACTCGAAGCCCAATTGGAATTGCACCTGTATGCGTCACGAGACGTGGGGTGGTGCCTGACGAACAAGTATCCGTTGCGTGGACGCGATGGGGACTCGGTCGGGGTGGTCGGAATCTCTCGCGATCTGGGCCGGCCGAACAAATCCAGCGACGACTATCAAAGCGTTGCCAAAGCGTTGGCGCACGCGGAACGCAATCGCGACAAACCGACCAGTGTCACTGAGATGGCCGAAGTCGCCAACCTTTCACGCTTCCAATTGGACCGTCGGATGCGAATCGCGTTTGGCCTCAATACCGGCCAGTGGTTGCTGAAGCAACGCATCGATTTCGCATGTCATCATCTCGAGACCACTCAGCAACCGATCGTGCAAATCGCACAAGAAGCTGGCTACGCCGATCAAAGCGCCTTCACTCGGCAATTTCGACGGGCGACGGGTCTCTCACCCAGCCAGTATCGCAAAGCCAAGCAAGACAACGAACTCTGA
- a CDS encoding metallophosphoesterase — protein sequence MNQSTKIFPIIFCLLGTPFLSADEPAEIDTNRFQQASERTFKAFDPQTEQTWDKPFFFMQLADPQYGMFTGNKGLDKEKVLVDQAVEHINRLQPRFVIVCGDLTNATPDQARYEAQVSQYQQDFSKIDPEIPLVCVCGNHDIGNRPTAESIARYNQHFGDDYFSFWVGGVFNVVLNSSLLKDPSGAPERLQQQQSWLGQQLQHPRVKEAKHIFVFLHHPLFLEQEDEPDQYFNIPLVRRTPLLAQLKAANVRAIFAGHYHRNAYGQAGEMEMITTGPVGRPLGKDPSGLRIVRVQETQIQHAYHSLETVPDAVAIP from the coding sequence ATGAATCAATCCACCAAAATCTTTCCGATCATCTTCTGTTTGCTTGGAACGCCGTTTCTGTCGGCAGATGAACCAGCAGAAATCGATACGAATCGTTTTCAACAGGCCAGCGAGCGGACTTTCAAAGCGTTTGACCCGCAAACCGAACAAACGTGGGACAAGCCCTTCTTTTTCATGCAGCTTGCCGATCCTCAGTACGGCATGTTCACCGGCAACAAAGGGCTGGACAAAGAAAAGGTGCTCGTTGACCAAGCGGTCGAACACATCAATCGCCTTCAGCCGAGATTCGTGATCGTTTGCGGCGACCTCACCAATGCCACCCCCGACCAAGCCCGCTACGAGGCTCAGGTCAGCCAGTACCAGCAAGATTTTTCGAAGATCGATCCCGAGATCCCACTGGTTTGCGTCTGCGGAAACCATGACATCGGAAATCGTCCCACGGCAGAGTCCATTGCTCGCTACAACCAGCATTTTGGCGACGACTACTTTTCATTTTGGGTCGGTGGCGTTTTCAACGTCGTGCTCAATTCAAGCCTGCTAAAAGATCCCAGCGGAGCTCCCGAGCGACTGCAACAACAGCAGAGCTGGTTGGGGCAGCAACTCCAGCACCCGAGAGTGAAGGAAGCCAAACACATTTTCGTGTTCCTGCATCATCCGCTGTTCTTGGAACAAGAAGACGAGCCAGACCAGTACTTCAACATTCCCTTGGTGCGACGCACGCCGTTGCTTGCGCAATTGAAAGCCGCCAACGTGCGAGCCATCTTCGCCGGACACTACCACCGCAACGCGTACGGGCAAGCCGGCGAGATGGAAATGATCACCACCGGTCCCGTCGGCCGACCGCTGGGAAAGGATCCTTCCGGTCTACGGATCGTTCGTGTTCAAGAAACGCAGATACAACACGCCTACCATTCGCTGGAAACCGTACCTGATGCCGTCGCCATCCCCTAA